A stretch of DNA from Nonlabens ponticola:
CAATTTCCGCCTATTGATTTATTGAAGGATTACACTCAAGGTCGCACGCTCACGATTAATGAGGAAGAACTACAGGCAAATAAGGACCGCATTGTCGAGACGCTTAAAAATTATAAAATTGGAATTGCCAAGATCACAGCAACCATTGGCCCAACCGTGACATTGTACGAGATTGTTCCTGAAGCTGGTGTACGTATTTCCAAAATCAAAAATCTTGAAGACGATATTGCCTTATCGCTGGCCGCGCTAGGAATCAGGATCATCGCGCCTATTCCAGGTAAAGGAACCATAGGTATCGAGGTGCCTAACCAGAATCCATCGATCGTGTCCATGCGATCTGTCATTGCTTCGCCTAAATTTCAAAAAGCGGAAATGGCACTGCCTATCGCTTTTGGTAAAACTATAAGTAATGAGACGTTTGTCGTCGATCTAGCCAAAATGCCTCACCTACTCATGGCTGGTGCTACCGGACAAGGTAAATCGGTAGGTTTGAACGCCGTGCTCACCTCACTACTCTATTCAAAACATCCCGCTGAAGTCAAGTTTGTACTCGTAGATCCCAAAAAAGTAGAGCTTACCTTATTCAACAAAATTGAACGTCATTATCTAGCCAAGTTACCTGACAGCGAGGACGCGATTATCACAGATAATTCCAAAGTGATCAACACGCTCAACAGCTTGTGTATCGAGATGGACCAACGATACGATATTCTCAAGGAAGCGATGTGTCGCAATATTAAGGAGTATAATGCCAAGTTTAAGGCACGCAAACTCAATCCAGCAAACGGCCATAAATTCCTACCATATATCGTGCTGGTTGTTGATGAATTTGCAGACCTCATCATGACTGCTGGTAAAGAGGTAGAAACACCTATCGCGCGACTGGCGCAGCTGGCTCGTGCCATAGGTATTCATTTGATCATCGCCACGCAGCGACCATCTGTTAATGTGATTACGGGTATGATTAAGGCAAACTTTCCTGCGCGTGTGTCCTTCAGAGTGCAACAAAAGGTGGATTCTCGCACCATACTTGACAGTGGTGGCGCAGACCAATTGATAGGACGTGGTGACATGCTTTACACGGCTGGTAATGAGATTATCAGGATACAATGTGCATTTGTGGACACGCCCGAGGTTGAAAAGATTACAGACTTTATTGGCTCTCAAAAAGCTTATCCAGATGCACACCTTTTACCAGAGTACGTGGGTGAAGAAGGTGGCACAGCAATTGATAATATTATAGAGGAGCGCGATGCAAAATTCCGTGAGGCGGCAGATATCATCGTGATTGCACAGCAAGGAAGTGCCTCGTTGTTGCAACGCAAGCTCAAGTTAGGTTACAATCGTGCTGGTAGAATTATCGACCAGTTAGAGGCCGCAGGAATTGTAGGCGGTTTTGAAGGCAGTAAGGCACGACAGGTGCTTATTCCAGATTTGGCCTCGCTAGAAGTATTTTTAAATGAAGAAAAGAACAGACCATAAAATGATAATGACAAGAATCTACTTAATGATGTTTATGTGTTTTGCTTTCGCGAAAGCGGTATCAGCACAATCCTCGACTGCAGATAAATTGCTCAACGAGGTAGCAACCAAGTATAAGGCTTATGACAACGTAGTATTCACCTACAAAGGCAATCTCAAAAATGAGCGAGCCAAATTTGATACCGACATCCAAGGCGAGGCAAAATTGAGCGGCAATATGTACAATGCCACCTATAACGGTACTACCTATATGTATGACGGTTCAAAATTATATACAATCAATCGCGA
This window harbors:
- a CDS encoding FtsK/SpoIIIE family DNA translocase; this encodes MARKKSTKSKTVKKKSPIKAVTSFKLTRLQEVIAGSFLIILGLILALSFTSFLLTWREDQSILGRLGERELVAGNWLSKLGAWLGDVFVYDGFGIAAYSIAILTIITGLYLFAAKSEVISLSRKRISKLWIWGLLLMVWVSVFLGFFHERNALLGGKVGYELNDFLQDYIGLIGAILVMALTAIIYMVMRLKLTPEKISNYFKSKAADIKSDFKDDEAPATEITELEEDWKSNTVEGKETPLTVEPADEPTVVETPKPPQPIIKSIPATDDDLGMEIQQIADEEEVIDSKSSKLVEDFGEFDPTLELSNFQFPPIDLLKDYTQGRTLTINEEELQANKDRIVETLKNYKIGIAKITATIGPTVTLYEIVPEAGVRISKIKNLEDDIALSLAALGIRIIAPIPGKGTIGIEVPNQNPSIVSMRSVIASPKFQKAEMALPIAFGKTISNETFVVDLAKMPHLLMAGATGQGKSVGLNAVLTSLLYSKHPAEVKFVLVDPKKVELTLFNKIERHYLAKLPDSEDAIITDNSKVINTLNSLCIEMDQRYDILKEAMCRNIKEYNAKFKARKLNPANGHKFLPYIVLVVDEFADLIMTAGKEVETPIARLAQLARAIGIHLIIATQRPSVNVITGMIKANFPARVSFRVQQKVDSRTILDSGGADQLIGRGDMLYTAGNEIIRIQCAFVDTPEVEKITDFIGSQKAYPDAHLLPEYVGEEGGTAIDNIIEERDAKFREAADIIVIAQQGSASLLQRKLKLGYNRAGRIIDQLEAAGIVGGFEGSKARQVLIPDLASLEVFLNEEKNRP